One genomic region from Rosa rugosa chromosome 1, drRosRugo1.1, whole genome shotgun sequence encodes:
- the LOC133724319 gene encoding cysteine-rich receptor-like protein kinase 10 isoform X6, translating to MTMVSLTTLFFSSHVLLLLITQSLAQPDLAGHFCFNGKGNYTTNSTYQTNLDTLLSSLVSTNGNGYGFYNSSYAENSTNQVYATGLCRGDVVADTCRSCLKNSSLELRKLCPNQKEALGFYDTCMLRYSNRSLYGLMEDYPPFTFVSTRNLSSSEVEKFFEDLGNLFRRLSSEAAAGGSLRKFAANNTTSGFKTIYALAQCTPDLSEELCTDCLAGAYGDIPTNSYGKDGARIVKPSCNIRYEISPFYDLENVAPLPSSPPISKSNKSRTIILVVVAVTVSLVLIVCICIYLRVRKTKKNLDQNKLPDADEIRSAESLQFDFGTIRVATDDFSEANKLGQGGFGSVYRGKLSDGEEIAVKRLSMDSGQGDSEFKNEVLLVARLQHRNLVRLLGFCLQGNERLLVYEFVPNSSLDHIIFDPIKRAQLDWDKRYKIIEGIARGLLYLHEDSRLRIIHRDLKASNILIDAELNSKISDFGMARLFVLDETQGNTSRIVGTYGYMAPEYAMHGHFSVKSDVYSFGVLILEIISGQKNSCFRQGENMEDLPSYAWKSWREGTTSNLIDPTLTNGSRTEIMRCIHIGLLCVQENIADRPTMTSVILMLNSHSLSLPVPSEPAFFMHSSVGSDLSLGWESSSGVTASKSNFVSVKVPENEAALISEVYPR from the exons ATGACAATGGTTTCCTTAACAACTCTATTTTTCTCTTCTCATGTTCTGTTACTCCTGATCACTCAATCCCTTGCTCAGCCAGATCTCGCAGGCCATTTCTGTTTCAATGGAAAAGGTAACTACACCACTAATAGTACCTACCAAACAAACCTCGACACCCTTCTCTCCTCCCTCGTCTCCACCAATGGCAACGGCTATGGCTTTTACAATTCATCCTATGCTGAAAACTCAACCAACCAAGTTTATGCAACCGGACTTTGTAGAGGAGATGTTGTAGCTGATACTTGCCGTAGCTGCCTTAAAAACTCCAGCCTTGAGCTCAGAAAGCTTTGTCCTAACCAAAAAGAAGCTCTTGGGTTTTATGACACTTGCATGTTACGCTACTCAAACCGATCCCTCTATGGCCTCATGGAGGATTATCCTCCTTTCACTTTCGTGAGTACAAGAAACTTATCATCATCGGAAGTGGAAAAGTTCTTTGAAGATCTTGGGAATCTATTCCGAAGATTGAGTAGTGAAGCTGCAGCAGGTGGTTCACTTCGTAAATTCGCAGCAAACAACACTACGTCAGGTTTCAAGACAATATATGCACTAGCCCAGTGCACGCCAGATTTGTCCGAGGAACTTTGCACTGATTGCTTGGCTGGTGCTTATGGAGACATCCCAACTAACAGTTATGGGAAGGATGGTGCCAGAATTGTTAAACCAAGTTGTAACATTCGGTATGAGATTTCTCCCTTCTACGACCTTGAAAATGTGGCACCACTGCCATCATCGCCACCAATATCT AAGAGTAATAAGTCGCGGACCATCATCCTAGTAGTTGTGGCAGTCACAGTTTCTCTCGTACTAATTGTATGCATCTGCATTTATTTAAGGGTAAGGAAGACAAAGAAAAACCTTGATCAAAATAAACTTCCAG ATGcagatgaaattagaagtgcagaatccttgCAATTCGACTTTGGCACCATCAGAGTTGCTACAGATGATTTTTCTGAAGCAAATAAACTTGGACAGGGCGGTTTTGGTTCTGTTTACAGG GGTAAACTTTCCGATGGTGAAGAGATAGCAGTGAAAAGGCTCTCTATGGATTCTGGACAAGGAGATTCAGAATTCAAAAATGAGGTCTTGCTAGTAGCTAGGCTTCAACACCGAAATTTAGTTAGACTTCTCGGTTTCTGCTTGCAAGGAAACGAAAGGCTTCTTGTCTATGAGTTTGTTCCTAACTCAAGTCTTGATCACATCATATTTG ATCCAATCAAACGCGCACAATTGGATTGGGATAAGCGTTACAAAATCATAGAAGGCATTGCTCGAGGGCTGCTTTACCTTCATGAGGATTCTCGGCTTAGGATTATTCATCGCGATCTCAAAGCTAGTAACATCTTAATAGATGCAGAATTGAACtccaaaatttcagattttggcaTGGCAAGGTTGTTTGTGCTTGATGAAACACAAGGCAATACCAGTCGTATTGTGGGGACCTA TGGATATATGGCTCCTGAGTATGCCATGCATGGACATTTTTCCGTGAAGTCTGATGTCTATAGTTTTGGTGTGTTGATCTTGGAGATAATAAGCGGACAGAAAAATAGCTGCTTCCGTCAGGGAGAGAACATGGAGGATCTTCCAAGCTAT GCATGGAAAAGCTGGAGGGAAGGAACAACTTCAAATCTAATAGATCCGACATTGACGAATGGTTCAAGGACCGAAATCATGAGATGCATTCACATTGGTTTGTTATGCGTGCAAGAAAACATAGCTGATAGACCAACCATGACTTCAGTTATTCTCATGTTGAATAGCCACTCTCTCAGTCTCCCGGTACCCTCAGAACCAGCATTTTTTATGCATAGTAGTGTCGGATCGGACCTGTCCTTGGGATGGGAAAGTAGTTCAGGAGTAACAGCGTCCAAGAGCAACTTTGTCTCGGTCAAAGTACCTGAAAATGAGGCTGCATTAATCTCTGAAGTATATCCTCGCTAG